A region from the Cardiocondyla obscurior isolate alpha-2009 linkage group LG26, Cobs3.1, whole genome shotgun sequence genome encodes:
- the LOC139111952 gene encoding NACHT and WD repeat domain-containing protein 2 produces MDEKTIDSIFSGSLKSLPPVSSKIVRIFTSSTFTDTTMERNTLMAQCYPKLKDYCREKHGLEFQVVDMRWGVRDEATDDHMTTELCMREIENCQRLSMGPNFVVFLGQKYGYRPIPTYVLSSELEMLRTELEGQGMDVILLDKWYKKDSNAVPPTSILQPISSILKNFNNKRIPKLQQEDQAIWWDTMCKMQKLFRKGAQSLFNTGKFDKDTMHNYFMSVTEREVINGVLNVRNTKNHCLAYVRYINNINLQNLRKAGLFIDIANRSLDNEASKLLADLRDERLPNKIESTNLQRYTVEWIGREGLDPETHSEYLQHFITHFYRNIVKLVDRAMRKEDNSAQGQIITEILQHLHACNNSVKVFYGREDTLERIKNYMLGDSDKPLVLYGEGGCGKTSLLAKSAGLTSSTWLTGKKPISIIRFLGTTPDSSALTPTLISICQQISYNYGLSFEEIPDDLVPLTAYFKYLLTLANDQQPILLFLDSVDQLTGVQGNKLSWLPTRLPSNCKMILSCAAEESNPVISRDYQLLRRMIDTEESFIEVTALGEDLAMDVIKMWMKTARRDLNNYQWRLVANAISKCSLPIFVKLVFAEICRWRSYTKPADTHLASTVMDSIMMLFERIEKQHGKILVFHALAYITAAKSGLSESELEDLISLDDKVLDDVYQYHLPPVRRIPPLLWTRIRNDLPNYLSEREADGVSVLNWYHRQFRDTAKERYFKNMNMALYFHSMIADYYLGIWGGGKPKPFKYTEIQRHRFNLTDKEGVADRKVPEQPLAFYSKEGTVSRYNLRKFGELPFHLVRARRFKDLFENVLFNYEWLHAKLSSCPLQAVLSDFEDACSFVDNQSLVRELMLVADALRLGGAILGNHPDMLAPQLIGRLLPEIGTNVNVRMLLRACDQDGVKNCALLPLYHCLHTPGGPLKYSLEGHQFAVFGFCLTSDYRYVVSISNKFITWDLSTSDMTRDVNPGVEGIMQRLVLSPDNRYAAAFTTNYQSVVLNTLTSEFVVIDNPLPNDDAVCGIYLMNQYAFIYGKLGWCRFDLRGNLLDTHSNPEDSNKWPILYVEYTNLDFYRIVFWSGSLDDTRMLLHTYRKKTSLDPFQFHSALVMTKDKDILYACTNKDDYRITKYRSDETSSYWEKVFDMPRAYNDDVEYLLQLKLDREEEMLLATTGNGFSVWFLESKSDAHVLMLPNGVRNISTRMMTSNSVMVSGTKNYAVAGVRKNLYVWSLETSELVKILDAHFARIIQLEALTIGNWNSIVTSSIDRSVKVWNINNIFEQVHVIDRHELQIDMLSLAEEGNLAVTVTRDCVGVWDLLTGRLISKLADSPLGAIVTHACISQDSKYIVSTESGNILIWNRITEQVLFKEEQKNVKQLTLIEKSSKFIAVSRPNNPVGVENVRTMATLVMRSIPDGRLLFSFEYPVRSNTGTPFRQVVITSDDAFLAVTAADKGNRDCVIIYNAKTGALISKIPIKLPGFKDIICITPMPNKPQWIGIIGSDKGTILDINKKKIIRTIPKWSGNISKDGKYTLYAPSRGGLELIELKKGTSVKTYIPKVAEGVFTVISMFNRTDEYVLYYHSGRKTIRVFRSSDCEMIANYRVQAELSAIDSTYDGRSIVLGTVDGCVSVLAIADPKKSEMREYLANVPSRDEQWKKKSEKHRAAIKFKAAARIARVTHDLSASVKMTGDISEAIEEAYENAE; encoded by the exons ATGGATGAGAAAACGATTGATTCGATCTTTTCCGGATCTTTAAAATCGTTACCGCCTGTGAGTTCAAAAATTGTTCGCATATTCACAAGCTCGACTTTTACTG acaCAACGATGGAAAGAAATACTTTGATGGCACAGTGTTATCCCAAACTCAAGGATTATTGCAGAGAAAAACATGGTTTAGAATTTCAG GTAGTTGATATGAGATGGGGTGTACGAGATGAAGCCACTGACGATCATATGACTACAGAGCTGTGTAtgagagaaatagaaaattgtCAGAGATTATCCATGGGACCAAACTTTGTT GTATTCCTTGGACAAAAATATGGATATCGTCCTATACCAACGTACGTTCTTAGTTCGGAGCTGGAAATGTTAAGAACAGAACTAGAAGGCCAAGGAATGGATGTTATTCTTTTGGATAAATGGTATAAGAAAGATAGCAATGCCGTGCCACCAACAAGTATACTACAACCGATTTCGTCTATCCTGAAAAACTTTAACAATAAA AGAATACCTAAATTGCAACAAGAAGATCAGGCGATTTGGTGGGACACTATGTGCAAAATGCAGAAATTGTTCAGGAAAGGCGCACAATCCTTATTTAATACCGGAAAATTTGACAAGGATACGatgcataattatttcatgTCCG TGACCGAGCGGGAAGTGATCAATGGCGTGCTGAATGTTAGAAATACGAAAAATCATTGCTTGGCATATGTGCGAtacataaataacattaatctCCAAAATTTGAGAAAAGCCGGTTTATTTATAGACATAGCTAACAGAAGTTTGGATAACGAAGCGTCGAAGTTATTGGCCGATCTGAGAGATGAGCGGTTACCGAATAAAATCGAAAGCACAAATCTACAAAG ATACACAGTGGAATGGATAGGAAGAGAAGGTTTAGATCCTGAAACTCATAGCGAGTATCTTCAGCATTTCATCACTCacttttatagaaatatagTAAAGCTTGTAGACCGCGCTATGAGGAAGGAAGATAATTCCGCGCAAGGACAAATAATAACCGAGATTTTACAACATCTGCATGCCTGCAATAATTCCGTaaag GTATTTTACGGGCGCGAGGATACGCTGgaaaggataaaaaattacatgctAGGCGACAGTGATAAGCCATTAGTGTTATATGGAGAAGGAGGATGCGGAAAGACTTCTCTCCTTGCAAAGAGCGCGGGTTTAACAAGCAGCACCTGGTTAACTGGTAAAAAACCGATTAGTATAATTCGATTTCTCGGCACTACCCCAGACAGCAGTGCGCTTACTCCtacattaatttcaatctGTCAAcaaatttcatataattatgGATTGTCATTTGAGGAAATTCCAGATGATCTGGTGCCATTAACAGcctattttaaatacttgttAACTTTAGCTAATGACCAACAACCGATTCTATTATTTTTGGATAGTGTCGATCAGTTGACAGGTGTACAGGGTAACAAGTTGTCGTGGTTACCCACAAGACTACCATCAAATTGCAAGATGATTTTATCCTGCGCAGCAGAGGAATCGAATCCAGTGATTTCGAGAGATTATCAATTGCTACGTCGTATGATCGATACCGAAGAAAGTTTTATCGAGGTAACTGCTTTAGGTGAGGATCTAGCCATGGACGTAATCAAAATGTGGATGAAAACGGCCAGGAGAgatcttaataattatcaatggCGTCTGGTAGCGAATGCTATATCGAAATGCTCTCTGCCAATCTTCGTGAAACTCGTGTTCGCGGAAATTTGTCGATGGCGTAGCTATACGAAACCAGCAGATACGCATCTGGCGAGCACGGTAATGGACAGTATAATGATGTTATTCGAGAGGATTGAGAAACAGCATGGTAAAATCCTGGTCTTCCACGCTCTGGCCTACATCACGGCCGCTAAGTCAGGCTTGTCCGAATCCGAGCTGGAGGATCTGATCTCCTTGGACGACAAGGTTCTCGATGATGTCTATCAATATCATTTGCCGCCGGTGAGGCGTATCCCGCCTCTACTCTGGACTAGAATACGGAATGATCTTCCAAATTATCTAAGCGAAAGAGAAGCGGATGGTGTAAGCGTTTTGAATTGGTATCACAGACAATTCAGGGACACGGCCAAAGagcgatattttaaaaatatgaatatggCGTTGTATTTTCATTCTATGATCGCGGACTATTATCTAGGAATTTGGGGTGGCGGCAAACCGAAGCCTTTCAAGTATACCGAAATACAAAGAcatagatttaatttaacagaCAAGGAAGGCGTAGCAGATAGAAAAGTTCCAGAGCAACCATTGGCGTTTTATTCAAAAGAGGGAACCGTCTCGCGATACAATTTACGAAAGTTTGGTGAATTACCATTTCATCTGGTAAGAGCACGGCGTTTTAAGGATCTCTTCGagaacgttttatttaattacgagtgGCTACACGCTAAACTAAGTTCTTGCCCCTTGCAAGCTGTACTTTCTGATTTTGAAGACGCGTGTAGCTTTGTTGACAACCAAAGTTTAGTCAG AGAACTTATGCTAGTTGCTGACGCTTTGAGACTAGGCGGTGCAATTTTAGGAAATCATCCTGATATGCTAGCGCCACAATTAATTGGTCGATTATTGCCAGAAATCGGTACAAATGTTAATGTTAGAATGTTGCTTCGAGCATGCGATCAGGACGGTGTTAAGAACTGCGCTTTGCTTCCTCTTTATCATTGCTTACATACACCTGGTGGCCCATTAAAG tatTCGTTAGAAGGCCATCAATTCGCGGTATTCGGATTTTGCTTAACATCAGATTATCGCTACGTAGTATCGatatctaataaatttatcacttGGGATCTAAGCACCAGCGATATGACAAGAGATGTTAATCCTGGCGTGGAGGGTATAATGCAACGATTGGTATTAAGCCCCGATAATAGATATGCTGCTGCTTTTACAACTAACTATCAG AGTGTCGTTTTGAACACCCTAACAAGCGAGTTTGTTGTCATTGATAACCCTTTACCAAACGACGATGCTGTGTGCGGTATATATTTGATGAATCAGTATGCTTTTATCTATGGAAAATTAGGCTGGTGCAGATTCGACTTGCGAGGAAACCTACTCGACACTCATAGTAACCCTGAAGATTCTAATAAATGGCCGATTTTAT atgtCGAATATACAAATCTGGATTTCTATAGAATTGTGTTTTGGTCAGGAAGTCTCGACGATACGCGTATGCTTTTACATACTTATAGGAAGAAGACATCATTAGATCCATTTCAGTTTCACAG tgCTTTGGTCATGACTAAAGACAAGGATATTTTGTACGCGTGCACAAACAAGGACGATTACAGAATCACGAAATATAGAAGCGATGAAACTTCATCTTATTGGGAAAAAGTTTTCGATATGCCGAGAGCGTACAACGACGACGTAGAATATTTGTTACAGCTCAAGTTAGACAGAGAAGAGGAAATGCTTTTAGCGACGACCGGGAATGGTTTTAGCGTGTGGTTTTTGGAAAGTAAAAGTGATGCGCATGTTTTAATGTTACCAAACGGAGTTAGAAACATCAGTACACGAATGATGACTTCGAATTCTGTTATGGTCAGCGGGACTAAAAATTACGCCGTTGCTGGTGTAAG gaaaaatttgtACGTTTGGTCGCTTGAGACGTCGGAATTGGTAAAAATTCTGGATGCGCATTTTGCGAGAATTATTCAACTGGAAGCATTGACCATTGGAAATTGGAATAGCATTGTAACATCGAGTATTGATAGAAGTGTGAAAGTGTggaacattaataatattttcgagCAAGTTCATGTTATCGATAGGCACGAATTACAGATAGACATGTTAAG TTTAGCTGAAGAGGGTAACCTGGCCGTTACAGTTACCAGAGATTGCGTGGGTGTTTGGGACTTGCTAACAGGTAGACTAATATCAAAGCTAGCCGATAGTCCGTTAGGAGCAATTGTTACACACGCTTGCATCTCACAGGACAGCAA GTATATCGTGTCAACGGAATCAggaaatattcttatttggAACAGAATTACGGAACAAGTACTGTTCAAGGAGGAACAAAAGAATGTTAAGCaattaactttaatagaaaaatcGTCAAAGTTTATAGCGGTTTCTAGGCCTAATAATCCTGTGGGAGTGGAAAACGTGCGAACGATGGCAACTCTCGTCATGAGAAGTATTCCTG ATGGTAGACTGCTATTTTCTTTCGAGTATCCTGTAAGAAGTAATACCGGTACACCCTTCCGACAAGTTGTGATAACATCAGACGACGCTTTTCTCGCGGTGACAGCAGCTGACAAAGGCAACAGGGATTgtgttataatatataacgcgAAAACGGGAGCTCTAATCAGCAAAATACCAATAAAATTACCTGGATTTAAG gatataatatgtattacgCCAATGCCTAACAAACCGCAATGGATAGGTATCATTGGCTCTGATAAAGGTACAATTCTTGATATcaataagaaaaagattatACGTACGATTCCAAAATGGAGTGGAAATATTAGCAAGGATGGCAAATATACTTTGTATGCACCTAGTAG AGGTGGTCTTGAACTTATAGAATTAAAGAAAGGTACAAGTGTAAAAACGTATATACCGAAAGTGGCCGAAGGTGTATTTACTGTTATATCAATGTTTAATCGTACGGATGAATACGTGCTGTATTATCATAGTGGTCGAAAGACCATCCGAGTTTTCAG ATCTTCAGATTGCGAAATGATAGCCAATTACAGAGTGCAGGCCGAATTGAGTGCCATCGATAGCACATACGATGGTAGAAGCATCGTTTTGGGGACAGTCGATGGGTGTGTGTCAGTATTGGCAATAGCCGATCCTAAGAAATCTGAGATGAGGGAATATCTTGCCAACGTACCATCTCGTGACGAACAG